One window of the Candidatus Microbacterium colombiense genome contains the following:
- a CDS encoding carbohydrate ABC transporter permease, whose product MTLQTTPLGGPAAPATDSTVALTAPGYRQRGRGGPGAGRARRRLGSTTLHVLLIVGGISMVFPFIWMLLTSFKTLPQLLKNPLEFLPNPWTVDNYVDAWNAVPFAQAYLNSAYIAVLVVVGTLITASMAGYAFARIRFRGSKVLFIVFLATQMIPAQVTLIPFYLLMSQLGWVDSHLALIVPGMIANPFAVFLMRQFVLALPRELEEAALVDGAGRWRIFWSIVLPNLKPGLAALSIITTLGVWNAFLFPLVLLNTPDLFTVPLLLTSFQGQFGSINYGLVMAASAIATVPMLIVFVIGQRKILNSMAASGLGGR is encoded by the coding sequence ATGACGCTCCAGACCACTCCGCTCGGCGGCCCAGCCGCCCCCGCGACCGACTCGACCGTCGCCCTCACCGCCCCGGGCTATCGCCAGCGCGGCCGGGGAGGACCGGGAGCCGGGCGCGCTCGCCGCAGGCTCGGATCCACCACCCTGCACGTGCTGCTCATCGTCGGCGGCATCTCGATGGTGTTCCCGTTCATCTGGATGCTGCTGACCTCGTTCAAGACCCTGCCGCAGCTGCTCAAGAACCCGCTGGAGTTCCTGCCCAATCCCTGGACCGTCGACAACTACGTCGATGCCTGGAACGCGGTGCCGTTCGCGCAGGCGTACCTCAACAGCGCGTACATCGCGGTGCTGGTGGTGGTCGGCACGCTGATCACCGCATCCATGGCGGGCTACGCCTTCGCGCGCATCCGGTTCCGGGGCAGCAAGGTGCTGTTCATCGTGTTCCTGGCCACGCAGATGATCCCGGCGCAGGTCACACTCATCCCCTTCTATCTGCTCATGTCGCAGCTGGGATGGGTCGACTCGCATCTCGCGCTGATCGTGCCCGGCATGATCGCGAACCCGTTCGCGGTGTTCCTGATGCGCCAGTTCGTGTTGGCGCTGCCGCGCGAGCTGGAGGAGGCCGCGCTGGTCGACGGCGCCGGCCGTTGGCGCATCTTCTGGAGCATCGTGCTGCCCAACCTCAAGCCCGGGCTCGCGGCACTCAGCATCATCACGACGCTCGGTGTCTGGAATGCGTTCCTGTTCCCGCTGGTGCTGTTGAACACCCCCGACCTGTTCACGGTGCCGCTGCTGCTGACCTCGTTCCAGGGGCAGTTCGGCTCCATCAACTACGGACTCGTGATGGCGGCCTCCGCGATCGCGACCGTGCCGATGCTGATCGTGTTCGTGATCGGCCAGCGCAAGATCCTGAACAGCATGGCCGCGTCGGGTCTGGGAGGACGGTGA
- a CDS encoding sugar ABC transporter substrate-binding protein — protein sequence MARANVTRYLALGAAGALTLGLAACSGGGGGGGVDADGNATVIWSTWGTADELTRYEEFNKDFMKRHPDIKVKLQPVASYGDYHSKLLAQLTSNTAPDVFYVGDDMIGQFVDSNRLMPLSDLMESDASQTKKDDFFPGLFGAAEEDGEVYAAPNDSNPDVFWYDKQALAAAGITDDPATLAENGEWTTDKFLEMNAQLHDAGLTGTMYWNYWATHWSWLSSQGLPAPYDESDAFTANTDADTVASVQELGDLFQDGTFVVADTLPDGAGADSIFVTHKAGFFVQGRYTIGTVKATGEEDSYDIVRWPTPDGEPAPTGVATSFLAINGKTKVEDAAFTFWTEFLSAEGQTFRLEGGGNAVPSIKGADDVVLEGGYPVHAQTFLDMRDIGFTNYPAEARVPGLPVAISEEFQKLYEGKTDAQATLDTIAKVVKERSEK from the coding sequence ATGGCACGTGCGAACGTGACGCGGTATCTGGCACTGGGTGCCGCCGGCGCTCTGACCCTGGGGCTCGCCGCATGCAGCGGCGGTGGCGGTGGAGGCGGCGTCGACGCCGACGGCAACGCGACGGTCATCTGGTCCACCTGGGGCACGGCCGACGAGCTGACCCGGTACGAGGAGTTCAACAAGGACTTCATGAAGCGGCACCCCGACATCAAGGTCAAGCTGCAGCCCGTCGCGAGCTACGGCGACTACCACTCCAAGCTGCTGGCTCAGCTCACCAGCAACACCGCTCCCGACGTGTTCTACGTCGGTGACGACATGATCGGCCAGTTCGTCGACTCGAACCGACTGATGCCGCTCAGCGACCTGATGGAATCCGACGCGAGCCAGACGAAGAAGGACGACTTCTTCCCCGGCCTGTTCGGCGCGGCCGAGGAGGACGGCGAGGTCTACGCGGCCCCCAACGACTCCAACCCCGATGTGTTCTGGTACGACAAGCAGGCGCTCGCCGCTGCCGGCATCACCGATGACCCCGCCACCCTCGCCGAGAACGGCGAGTGGACCACCGACAAGTTCCTCGAGATGAACGCCCAGCTCCACGACGCCGGCCTGACTGGAACGATGTACTGGAACTACTGGGCCACGCACTGGAGCTGGCTCTCCTCGCAGGGCCTGCCCGCTCCGTACGACGAGTCCGACGCCTTCACCGCGAACACGGATGCCGACACCGTCGCGTCGGTGCAGGAGCTCGGCGATCTGTTCCAGGACGGCACCTTCGTGGTCGCCGATACGCTGCCGGACGGCGCGGGTGCCGACAGCATCTTCGTGACCCACAAGGCGGGGTTCTTCGTGCAGGGCCGCTACACGATCGGCACGGTCAAGGCCACGGGTGAGGAGGACAGCTACGACATCGTGCGCTGGCCGACGCCCGACGGCGAACCGGCTCCCACCGGCGTCGCCACCTCCTTCCTCGCCATCAACGGCAAGACCAAGGTCGAGGATGCGGCCTTCACCTTCTGGACCGAGTTCCTCTCAGCAGAGGGTCAGACCTTCCGACTCGAAGGGGGAGGCAACGCGGTCCCCTCGATCAAGGGCGCCGACGACGTCGTGCTCGAAGGCGGCTACCCGGTGCACGCGCAGACCTTCCTCGACATGCGCGACATCGGCTTCACCAACTACCCCGCCGAGGCGCGGGTGCCGGGCCTCCCCGTCGCGATCTCCGAGGAGTTCCAGAAGCTCTACGAGGGCAAGACCGACGCGCAGGCGACGCTCGACACGATCGCCAAGGTGGTCAAGGAACGGTCGGAGAAGTAG
- a CDS encoding FAD-dependent oxidoreductase, whose product MRITRRTLLLGAGAGAVSVLLASCTPEPAPRPTPTPTPTRDPDPGDGVPAPAGFVRSAWTTDPFSHGAVSFAPAGVLAGARTALATPVADRLFFAGEATDDEAPGTMRGAIGSGERVVDEVREQAERGERVAVIGAGLAGATAAAGLVDAGMEVTVFEARDRVGGRVLSKSDDSWPMPVQLGAWLFGEADADLIDRLRMRDVGVVDLAGALWQSPDAETEPVSEKPLQAAIDAAQAAPEDSTLADAVTAAGGDLEDPATAALLAFLATRSGADADQISSWFPPSLATGDQMAARDSLVPFVEQALDGVRVGLSSPVSRLSYDDSGVGLRLGTGEALSFDRVVVTVPLGVLQQQGIEFDPPLPFGNRGAITSLGVGFIEAIWLRFDEPFGESDAAIWHTVGGDAMIRTWINLRPATGENVLVGIVGGAAAEEFAALDDDDALTAALTSLRVYA is encoded by the coding sequence ATGAGGATCACTCGCCGCACTCTGCTTCTGGGCGCCGGCGCCGGCGCTGTCTCGGTGCTGCTCGCGTCGTGCACCCCGGAGCCCGCTCCGCGCCCCACACCCACTCCCACCCCCACGCGCGACCCGGATCCGGGCGACGGGGTGCCGGCACCGGCCGGGTTCGTGCGCAGCGCCTGGACCACCGATCCGTTCTCGCACGGGGCCGTCAGCTTCGCCCCCGCCGGGGTGCTGGCGGGCGCCCGCACCGCGCTGGCCACTCCGGTCGCGGACCGGCTGTTCTTCGCCGGCGAAGCCACCGATGACGAGGCGCCCGGAACGATGCGCGGTGCGATCGGCTCGGGCGAACGCGTGGTCGACGAAGTCCGTGAACAGGCCGAACGGGGCGAGCGTGTGGCCGTGATCGGCGCGGGTCTCGCCGGCGCGACCGCAGCCGCGGGGCTGGTGGATGCCGGCATGGAGGTCACGGTCTTCGAGGCGCGTGACCGTGTCGGCGGACGTGTGCTCTCGAAGTCGGATGACTCCTGGCCGATGCCCGTGCAACTGGGTGCCTGGCTCTTCGGAGAGGCGGATGCCGATCTGATCGACCGCCTCCGCATGCGTGACGTGGGGGTCGTCGATCTCGCCGGCGCGCTCTGGCAGTCGCCCGACGCCGAGACCGAGCCGGTCAGCGAGAAGCCGCTCCAGGCCGCGATCGACGCCGCCCAGGCCGCGCCCGAGGACTCGACACTCGCCGACGCCGTGACCGCGGCGGGCGGCGACCTGGAGGATCCGGCGACCGCGGCGCTGCTGGCCTTCCTCGCCACGCGCTCCGGAGCCGACGCCGATCAGATCTCCAGCTGGTTCCCGCCCTCGCTCGCCACGGGCGATCAGATGGCCGCGCGCGACAGCCTGGTGCCGTTCGTCGAGCAGGCGCTCGACGGGGTGCGGGTCGGCCTGTCGTCTCCGGTCAGCAGGCTCTCGTACGACGACAGCGGGGTGGGGCTCCGGCTCGGCACGGGCGAGGCGTTGTCGTTCGACCGCGTGGTCGTGACCGTGCCGCTCGGCGTGCTGCAGCAGCAGGGGATCGAGTTCGACCCTCCGCTCCCGTTCGGCAACCGCGGCGCGATCACCTCGCTCGGTGTGGGTTTCATCGAGGCTATCTGGCTGCGATTCGACGAGCCGTTCGGAGAGTCGGATGCCGCGATCTGGCACACGGTCGGCGGTGATGCGATGATCCGCACCTGGATCAACCTGCGTCCGGCGACCGGGGAGAACGTGCTGGTCGGGATCGTCGGAGGCGCGGCGGCGGAGGAGTTCGCAGCACTCGACGACGATGACGCGCTGACCGCCGCGCTCACCTCGCTCCGCGTCTACGCCTAG
- a CDS encoding M4 family metallopeptidase: MSSSAAVESHGVVPSYLLARLAESGRFPKAAAAARQTLTAGRPPFRARIDLSINENGDLVAQLSDAPNRTVSDAGNTQTLPGALVRGEDDGPVDDEAANQAFDGLGATFELLLSAFGRNSLDDAGAPLDATVHYGVDYDNAFWDGERMVFGDGDGEVFQHFTASTTVIGHELAHGVVQHTANLEYQGQPGALNESIADVFGALTEQYLLGQTADQATWLIGSEIFTDAVQGVALRSMIEPGTAYDDDELGKDPQPAHMSGFVRTTEDNGGVHINSGIPNRAFALFAIDLGGNAWEHAGLVWYRALTGGLSSTATFTEFADATVAAASAVDEGTGAAARRAWTAVGVYDHERVPSTE; the protein is encoded by the coding sequence ATGAGCAGCTCAGCAGCGGTCGAGAGTCACGGTGTCGTCCCCTCCTACCTGCTCGCGCGTCTGGCCGAGTCGGGCCGCTTCCCCAAGGCCGCGGCCGCCGCCCGCCAGACCCTCACCGCGGGTCGCCCGCCGTTCCGCGCGCGCATCGACCTGTCGATCAACGAGAACGGCGATCTCGTGGCACAGCTGTCCGATGCGCCGAACCGCACCGTCAGCGATGCGGGCAACACGCAGACGCTCCCCGGCGCGCTGGTGCGCGGCGAAGACGACGGGCCGGTCGACGACGAGGCAGCGAACCAGGCGTTCGACGGGCTCGGCGCGACGTTCGAACTGCTGCTCTCGGCATTCGGCCGCAACTCGCTCGACGATGCCGGTGCTCCTCTCGACGCGACCGTGCACTACGGCGTCGACTACGACAACGCGTTCTGGGATGGCGAGCGCATGGTGTTCGGCGACGGCGACGGCGAGGTGTTCCAGCACTTCACGGCATCGACCACGGTCATCGGTCACGAGCTGGCGCACGGCGTCGTGCAGCACACCGCGAACCTCGAGTACCAGGGCCAGCCCGGCGCACTGAACGAGTCGATCGCCGATGTCTTCGGCGCCCTCACCGAGCAGTACCTGCTCGGGCAGACGGCAGACCAGGCGACCTGGCTGATCGGCTCCGAGATCTTCACGGATGCCGTGCAGGGCGTCGCGCTCCGCTCGATGATCGAGCCTGGCACCGCGTACGACGACGATGAGCTCGGCAAGGATCCGCAGCCCGCCCACATGAGCGGCTTCGTGCGCACGACGGAAGACAACGGTGGCGTGCACATCAACTCCGGCATCCCGAACCGAGCGTTCGCCCTGTTCGCGATCGACCTCGGCGGCAACGCCTGGGAGCACGCGGGACTCGTCTGGTACCGCGCGCTCACGGGCGGCCTGTCGAGTACGGCGACGTTCACCGAGTTCGCCGATGCCACGGTCGCTGCGGCGAGCGCCGTCGACGAGGGCACGGGGGCGGCGGCTCGACGCGCGTGGACCGCCGTGGGAGTCTATGACCATGAGCGAGTCCCTTCCACCGAGTGA
- a CDS encoding Pr6Pr family membrane protein has protein sequence MDGGDAAVKARTVFGLLRLSAAALCLVALIHRLAWGLASFTIASQNFFAYLTNQSNIVFVVLLSIGGIIALRRDRDPRWLTVALAMVLTWTITAGLVFAVLVWQAGLRGIRIDVPWSDQVLHFWLPACTVIAWALAPGHRSVPWRVIPATLIYPLVWGAFTMIRGPLIGWYPYYFLDPRQVSGPTEFLASSGIALATFAVVATALVLISRMPVPKRLQLDEPTSTPEVDPVREHALSGATARR, from the coding sequence ATGGACGGCGGCGACGCAGCGGTGAAGGCGCGTACCGTCTTCGGCCTGCTCCGGCTGAGTGCGGCCGCGCTGTGCCTGGTCGCCCTCATCCATCGACTCGCCTGGGGGCTGGCCTCGTTCACGATCGCCAGTCAGAACTTCTTCGCGTACCTGACGAATCAGTCCAACATCGTCTTCGTCGTGCTGCTGAGCATCGGCGGAATCATCGCCCTCCGGCGCGACCGGGACCCGCGCTGGCTCACGGTCGCGCTGGCGATGGTGCTGACCTGGACGATCACGGCCGGACTCGTCTTCGCGGTGCTCGTCTGGCAGGCCGGCCTACGCGGCATCCGCATCGATGTGCCGTGGTCCGATCAGGTGCTGCACTTCTGGCTGCCGGCGTGCACCGTGATCGCCTGGGCGCTCGCGCCGGGACACCGGTCGGTGCCGTGGCGGGTGATCCCCGCGACGCTCATCTACCCCCTGGTGTGGGGTGCGTTCACGATGATCCGCGGCCCCCTGATCGGCTGGTACCCGTACTACTTCCTCGATCCGCGACAGGTGAGTGGACCGACCGAGTTCCTCGCGTCATCCGGCATCGCCCTCGCGACCTTCGCGGTGGTCGCCACGGCACTCGTGCTGATCAGTCGGATGCCCGTGCCGAAGCGGTTGCAGCTCGACGAGCCCACGTCGACGCCGGAGGTCGACCCCGTCAGGGAGCACGCCCTGTCCGGTGCGACCGCCCGGCGTTAG
- a CDS encoding sugar ABC transporter permease, translating into MTTLTENGRMPQATPAASAPPLRKEAAWRRRDRAWGYVFVAPQLLGMALFVVLPFAASLVLAFAEWDGLGELTWVGLANFADQLQDPLLGRSIINTLLIALITVPIGLTLSVIVAVALEKLKTRTLYLILFFAPVVTSTVAVAMIWQQMFRADGLLSTTISKVFGVTPPDWLQDPKLALLAVCIVTIWSSMGLNVVIFLAGLQNISPSVIEAARIDGAGAVRLFTSIRLPLLSPIVFFSSVIAFISSLQTFDTVYVLVSGGGPDNATRTIVYHIFDLGFGRFEFGLSSAASIILLALTLVITAIQFGAQKKFVHYEDDPA; encoded by the coding sequence GTGACCACGCTCACCGAGAACGGACGGATGCCGCAGGCGACCCCTGCGGCATCCGCCCCGCCCCTGCGCAAAGAGGCCGCGTGGCGTCGTCGGGACCGGGCCTGGGGGTACGTCTTCGTCGCTCCTCAGCTGCTCGGCATGGCACTGTTCGTCGTGCTGCCGTTCGCCGCCAGCCTGGTGCTGGCCTTTGCGGAGTGGGACGGCCTGGGCGAGCTCACCTGGGTGGGTCTGGCGAACTTCGCCGACCAGCTGCAGGACCCGCTGCTCGGCCGCTCGATCATCAACACGCTCCTCATCGCGCTGATCACGGTGCCGATCGGCCTCACGCTCTCGGTCATCGTGGCGGTCGCGCTCGAGAAGCTGAAGACCCGCACGCTCTACCTGATCCTGTTCTTCGCCCCGGTGGTCACCTCGACCGTCGCGGTCGCGATGATCTGGCAGCAGATGTTCCGCGCCGACGGCCTGCTCTCCACGACCATCTCGAAGGTGTTCGGCGTCACTCCCCCGGACTGGCTGCAGGACCCCAAGCTCGCGCTCCTCGCGGTCTGCATCGTGACGATCTGGTCGTCCATGGGGTTGAACGTGGTGATCTTCCTCGCCGGTCTGCAGAACATCTCTCCCTCGGTGATCGAGGCCGCACGCATCGACGGCGCCGGGGCGGTGCGGCTGTTCACCAGCATCCGGCTGCCGCTGCTGTCGCCGATCGTGTTCTTCTCCTCGGTGATCGCGTTCATCTCGTCGCTGCAGACCTTCGACACGGTCTACGTGCTCGTCTCCGGTGGTGGGCCCGACAACGCGACCCGCACGATCGTCTATCACATCTTCGATCTGGGCTTCGGGCGCTTCGAGTTCGGGTTGTCGAGTGCGGCCAGCATCATCCTGCTCGCACTGACGCTCGTCATCACGGCGATCCAGTTCGGCGCCCAGAAGAAGTTCGTCCACTACGAGGATGACCCGGCATGA
- a CDS encoding Beta-galactosidase C-terminal domain: protein MRAVLSEAVRRRGVPVPASTERDTDLEVVTRTDGATDYTFVLNHGRRTLTAPRIPGGRDLLTDADRRRRGPAPRALRRRRLAHPAPQNHGPAS, encoded by the coding sequence ATGCGCGCCGTGCTCTCCGAGGCTGTTCGCCGCCGCGGGGTGCCCGTCCCCGCCTCCACCGAGCGCGACACCGACCTCGAGGTCGTCACCCGCACCGACGGCGCCACCGACTACACGTTCGTCCTCAACCACGGGCGCCGCACGCTCACGGCTCCGCGCATCCCGGGCGGACGCGACCTGCTCACCGACGCCGATCGCCGACGCCGCGGGCCTGCCCCTCGGGCCCTTCGGCGTCGCCGTCTCGCCCACCCCGCCCCCCAGAACCATGGTCCGGCTTCATGA
- a CDS encoding ATP-binding protein — protein MDNAALVPRLVAPRIVEALADTRIVVIQGARQVGKSTLAGQVLAGRPAVSVTLDDVASLDFAHTDPAGFVEQAPNATLMIDELQRAPELVVALKASVDRDKRPGRFLVTGSANLLDLSSTHESPAGRAEHIDLYPLSQREVGSASGSFIDLAFEPKLLAHHASDLVRSDYIDRAVRGGYPEALQRSSGRRREAWYQAYVSQIVRRDAPDISGLQRIADLPRLLRLIAGRMGSTMVWSSLAAEAAIPRRTLDPYIALLETLYLTHTLPAWAVNLTSREVKQPKVFPVDSGLAAGLLGTSPTVLGPGAPLSGAMLECFVVGELRRQQTWADQRTALHHYRDSRGVEVDVILETPDGRVVGVEVKAASTVRAKDAAGLSMLRDRLGDRFVAGYVLHTGPSAVAVGERITAVPMDSLWAA, from the coding sequence ATGGACAATGCCGCTCTCGTTCCTCGGCTCGTCGCTCCTCGCATTGTGGAGGCGCTGGCCGATACGCGAATCGTCGTGATCCAGGGGGCTCGGCAGGTCGGCAAGTCGACGCTCGCGGGGCAGGTGCTCGCTGGCAGGCCGGCGGTCTCCGTCACTTTGGATGATGTGGCCTCGCTCGATTTCGCTCACACCGATCCCGCGGGCTTCGTCGAGCAAGCGCCGAACGCGACGCTGATGATCGATGAGCTGCAGCGCGCCCCGGAGCTCGTCGTCGCGCTCAAGGCCTCCGTGGACAGGGACAAGCGGCCCGGACGATTCCTCGTCACCGGTTCGGCGAATCTCCTGGATCTCTCGTCGACCCATGAATCGCCGGCGGGTCGAGCAGAGCACATCGACCTCTATCCGTTGAGTCAACGCGAGGTCGGCTCCGCATCAGGTTCGTTCATCGATCTCGCGTTCGAACCGAAACTCCTTGCTCATCACGCCAGCGACCTCGTTCGCAGCGATTACATCGACCGCGCGGTTCGAGGCGGGTATCCGGAAGCGCTGCAGCGTTCCTCGGGCCGTCGGCGTGAGGCCTGGTATCAGGCCTACGTCTCCCAGATCGTGAGGCGCGACGCTCCCGACATCTCCGGTCTTCAGAGGATCGCCGACCTTCCGCGTCTCCTGCGGCTCATCGCCGGGCGGATGGGAAGCACGATGGTCTGGTCCTCGCTCGCGGCGGAAGCGGCGATTCCGAGGAGAACGCTCGATCCCTACATCGCGCTCCTCGAGACGCTCTACCTCACTCATACCCTTCCCGCGTGGGCGGTCAACCTCACGTCTCGTGAGGTGAAGCAGCCCAAGGTCTTCCCCGTCGATTCGGGATTGGCTGCCGGCCTTCTGGGAACCTCGCCGACCGTGTTGGGCCCGGGGGCACCACTCTCGGGTGCGATGCTCGAGTGTTTCGTGGTGGGGGAACTACGACGCCAGCAGACGTGGGCCGATCAGCGAACCGCCCTGCATCATTACCGCGACAGCCGTGGGGTGGAGGTCGACGTGATACTGGAAACTCCCGACGGACGTGTCGTCGGCGTCGAGGTGAAAGCCGCATCGACCGTTCGCGCCAAGGATGCGGCGGGCCTCAGCATGCTGCGGGATCGACTCGGCGACAGATTCGTTGCAGGGTATGTCCTCCATACCGGACCGTCGGCCGTCGCGGTCGGTGAGCGCATCACCGCAGTGCCGATGGACTCGCTCTGGGCTGCATGA
- a CDS encoding beta-galactosidase yields MFFQWRQARYGQEKFHSSMLGHRGERSRQLPGDQGVRASS; encoded by the coding sequence ATGTTCTTCCAGTGGCGCCAGGCCAGGTACGGCCAGGAGAAGTTCCACTCCTCGATGCTCGGCCACCGCGGCGAGCGCTCGCGGCAGCTTCCAGGAGACCAAGGCGTTCGGGCCTCGAGCTGA
- a CDS encoding beta-galactosidase codes for MHGIAIDLATATATPAVMAAARAPRDVLPWDADGLRLEFGSRQTYCPSSPVWRENVARMTRAMADRYGTHPGLAMWHISNEYGDHTSRCWCPESARHFRRWLQHRYGDLDGLNEAWGVNVWGQRYTSWDHIETPKKAPGPVNPTKLLDFERFSSDALLELFQIEIDVLREVTPDIAVTTNFMSMFRDLDYWDFAAVEDVVTDDAYPEPADPTAHVGAALNYGLMRSLKGGQPVAAAGVLGERDQLARRQRAQAAGQDPRRAACRPSPTARTR; via the coding sequence ATGCACGGCATCGCGATCGACCTCGCCACCGCCACCGCCACGCCCGCCGTCATGGCTGCTGCGCGCGCACCCCGAGATGTGCTGCCCTGGGACGCCGACGGCCTCCGCCTCGAGTTCGGCTCGAGGCAGACCTACTGCCCCTCGTCGCCGGTCTGGCGAGAGAACGTAGCCCGGATGACCCGCGCCATGGCCGACCGCTACGGCACCCACCCGGGGCTGGCGATGTGGCATATCTCGAACGAGTACGGCGATCACACCTCGCGCTGCTGGTGCCCCGAGTCCGCGCGGCACTTCCGCCGCTGGCTGCAACACCGCTACGGCGACCTCGACGGTCTCAATGAGGCCTGGGGTGTCAACGTGTGGGGCCAGCGCTACACCTCGTGGGATCACATCGAGACGCCGAAGAAGGCGCCGGGTCCGGTGAACCCCACCAAGCTGCTCGACTTCGAACGCTTCTCGTCGGATGCGTTGCTCGAGCTGTTCCAGATCGAGATCGACGTGCTGCGTGAGGTCACCCCCGACATCGCCGTGACCACGAACTTCATGAGCATGTTCCGCGACCTCGACTACTGGGACTTCGCGGCGGTGGAGGATGTCGTCACCGATGACGCCTACCCCGAACCCGCCGATCCGACCGCGCACGTCGGTGCCGCGCTCAACTACGGGCTCATGCGCTCACTCAAGGGCGGACAGCCCGTGGCTGCTGCTGGAGTCCTCGGCGAGCGCGACCAGCTGGCGCGACGTCAACGTGCCCAAGCCGCCGGGCAAGATCCGCGTCGAGCAGCCTGCAGGCCGTCGCCCACGGCTCGGACGCGGTGA
- a CDS encoding FCD domain-containing protein: MPLSASEFRDLAPVMAALESLALELSPPEELQRIGAQLHEMAEAFADELVEHQLVITKDDEWHALMLSACPNTRLLAVIESVRSSFHRYESLLVPEDVKVERVAAEHAEIAKQLAAGDIPAAVVALKLNWMHGMQRILDNATSSYFTA, from the coding sequence GTGCCTCTCAGCGCCTCTGAATTCCGCGACCTCGCGCCGGTCATGGCCGCCCTCGAGAGCCTGGCGCTCGAGCTGAGTCCTCCCGAGGAGCTGCAGCGCATCGGCGCGCAGCTGCACGAGATGGCCGAGGCCTTCGCCGACGAGCTCGTCGAGCACCAGCTGGTCATCACCAAGGATGACGAGTGGCACGCCCTCATGCTCTCCGCCTGCCCGAACACCCGGCTGCTCGCCGTGATCGAGAGCGTGCGCAGCTCGTTCCACCGGTACGAGTCGCTACTGGTGCCGGAAGACGTGAAGGTCGAGCGCGTCGCCGCCGAGCATGCCGAGATCGCGAAGCAGCTCGCCGCCGGCGACATCCCCGCCGCGGTCGTCGCCCTCAAGCTCAACTGGATGCACGGCATGCAGCGCATCCTCGACAACGCCACCAGCTCGTACTTCACGGCCTGA
- a CDS encoding DoxX family membrane protein, whose amino-acid sequence MSSVARTIGRVFLGSFLVFAGISHLTFARDEFQAQVPEWLPLDPDVTVVASGAVELALGSALLVARRHRPLVGVAAALFFVAVFPGNIAQWMHHRDAFGLDTDMKRFVRLFFQPVLIGLALWSTRSPRRRRGDADSEAPARRR is encoded by the coding sequence ATGTCTTCCGTCGCTCGCACGATCGGCCGTGTCTTCCTGGGGTCGTTCCTCGTCTTCGCGGGTATCTCACACCTCACCTTCGCGCGCGATGAGTTTCAGGCGCAGGTCCCGGAGTGGTTGCCGCTCGATCCCGATGTGACGGTCGTGGCATCCGGCGCGGTCGAGCTCGCCCTGGGGTCGGCACTGCTGGTCGCGCGGAGACACCGCCCGCTCGTCGGCGTCGCCGCGGCTCTGTTCTTCGTCGCCGTCTTCCCCGGCAATATCGCTCAGTGGATGCACCACCGCGACGCCTTCGGACTCGACACCGACATGAAGCGCTTCGTGCGACTGTTCTTCCAGCCGGTGCTGATCGGGCTCGCTCTCTGGTCGACGCGCAGTCCTCGACGCCGACGCGGAGACGCCGACTCGGAGGCGCCGGCTCGGAGACGCTGA